A genomic region of Elaeis guineensis isolate ETL-2024a chromosome 9, EG11, whole genome shotgun sequence contains the following coding sequences:
- the LOC105033861 gene encoding uncharacterized protein has protein sequence MADETLNEGTSSSQSTGESSEPTIEINIKTLDSQIYTFRVNKDMSVPVLKEKVANAIGIPVEQQRLIFRGKVLKDNHLLSEYHLEDGHTLHLVVRQPVQAQPTSGVPSDSAHSGGNQGNDSTGNAPRNRAGQISHSVVLGTVNVSDQGEGMVTDISRLIGAVLHSLGAGILSPAAGGAGNTSSAAVPPGPDTEGMQNNSGRSQPGNPAPPGFTVLNHPFQIPQFSPGGALSRQRVIPDSLTTLSDFISRMELVLQNGGSQLSAPTNARDPQRSDDPSLNLRGLLTPEMLGLVVERAQQLLSGNASSALSQFAANLERGRSSTDPLVRSQIQTEAMHVGASMQHLGSMLLELGRTMMTLRMGQSPAESFVNAGPAVYISSTGPNPIMVQPFPQQMSSFPAVFSPPSVGVSGPFGVGDPSRNINIHIHAGTSVAPGVSSAGTRASSEGINGGRQGVEPASQNGNGSGDSASVRGLPARTVVAAIPARSSAETASHVLSVIYPVHVRSQASVSIPLASSQGTHPSMSGGTQPNAAIVTPQPSPESASIPAVVAQAAARVATASGQDSSSPSLQSTDAQGFQPSISSGVQPITASPFSQTSSETDTIARLVTQISTQITNALSGSAQGNNSSSFSMQHINTTPATEGPQLGESGASSANIGDANESCPANSVQDAGDCDNSGSVESQVSDIGMTKGEGKQLQQEGHDLPDIVGSGGSLAIQKPSTSNSAGGLTICQPCDAPSSKSVDKSSEQTSESSATMHASRSSQDVESGRPAPLGLGLGGLQPTKRRSRPTKPTKKDGISCGTPSADQNQQSIARGQQVLHSLASQGSDTSRVNANGPMSSVLGQMMDSMPLGGQGARQQVDAGNMMSHVLQSPAFSSLLTSVAERSGVGSPSDFRSMLEMCTQSPVIRNTLNDIVQQVDGHGQDLGDMLSGLGRGQGGIDFSRMIQQMLPAVSQALGRGSTLSTPANGVGSEPRRSGGRTVGDHMLDSRNSQIDLHQARERIEEHDSAENIFRAVLESAGNLFDGEDNYEALVEELGNNVEFIKEYMEMLRRSIRQRLERESRSES, from the exons ATGGCAGATGAAACTCTCAATGAGGGTACCAGTTCAAGCCAATCAACTGGCGAAAGTTCGGAACCTACTATTGAGATCAATATCAAAACTTTGGATTCACAGATCTACACATTCCGGGTGAACAAAGAT atgTCAGTGCCGGTGTTAAAGGAGAAGGTAGCTAATGCGATTGGCATTCCTGTGGAGCAGCAGCGGCTGATATTTAGGGGAAAAGTTTTGAAGGATAATCATCTCCTTTCTGAATACC ATCTGGAAGATGGACATACACTGCATTTGGTTGTCAGACAGCCGGTCCAGGCACAACCTACTTCTGGGGTACCATCTGATAGTGCTCACAGTGGTGGAAACCAAG GAAATGATTCTACTGGCAATGCACCTCGTAACAGGGCTGGACAAATTTCGCACAGTGTTGTTCTCGGGACTGTCAATGTTTCTGACCAAGGGGAAGGGATGGTTACTGATATTAGCCGG CTTATCGGGGCAGTTCTGCATTCTTTGGGAGCGGGGATCCTGTCTCCTGCTGCTGGAGGAGCTGGCAACACCTCATCTGCTGCT GTCCCTCCAGGTCCTGATACAGAAGGAATGCAAAATAATAGTGGCAGAAGCCAACCTGGCAACCCAGCACCACCAGGATTTACCGTTCTCAATCATCCATTTCAAATACCACAATTTTCACCAGGAGGGGCACTCTCACGACAGAGG GTTATTCCTGATTCTTTGACAACCCTCTCGGATTTCATAAGCCGCATGGAACTTGTATTGCAAAACGGTG GTTCTCAGTTGTCTGCACCTACCAACGCTCGTGATCCGCAAAGATCTGATGACCCATCTTTGAACTTGAGAGGATTACTTACTCCTGAGATGTTGGGTTTGGTTGTTGAGCGAGCACAGCAACTTCTTAGCGGCAATGCATCAAGTGCACTTTCT CAATTTGCGGCAAATCTGGAAAGAGGGAGAAGTTCTACTGATCCATTAGTGCGGAGTCAGATTCAGACTGAAGCAATGCATGTAGGAGCATCAATGCAGCATTTAGGTTCTATGCTTTTGGAGCTTGGTCGTACCATGATGACGCTTCGTATGGGCCAATCCCCA GCTGAGTCTTTTGTGAATGCTGGACCAGCAGTATATATATCTTCAACTGGACCAAATCCTATAATGGTTCAG CCTTTTCCTCAACAGATGAGCTCCTTTCCAGCTGTTTTTTCACCCCCTTCAGTTGGAGTTTCAGGTCCATTTGGTGTTGGAGATCCTTCCAGAAACATTAACATCCATATTCATGCTG GGACTTCTGTCGCACCTGGTGTATCATCTGCTGGTACCAGGGCAAGTTCCGAGGGCATTAATGGAGGACGTCAAGGTGTGGAACCAGCAAGCCAAAATGGGAATGGTTCAGGTGATTCAGCTTCGGTGCGAGGATTGCCAGCAAGAACAGTTGTTGCTGCTATTCCAGCACGTTCTTCTGCTGAGACTGCAAGCCATGTCCTCAGTGTTATTTACCCAGTTCATGTGAGGTCTCAGGCATCAGTCTCTATTCCTTTAGCCTCCTCTCAAGGGACGCATCCGTCCATGAGTGGTGGAACACAACCCAATGCAGCAATTGTCACTCCCCAGCCTTCTCCAGAATCTGCTAGTATACCAGCTGTTGTAGCACAAGCAGCTGCACGTGTTGCCACTGCATCTGGTCAAGATTCCTCATCTCCAAGTTTGCAATCTACTGATGCTCAAGGTTTTCAACCATCTATAAGTAGTGGAGTACAACCTATTACAGCTAGTCCATTTTCACAGACGTCTTCAGAAACAGATACCATTGCTAGGCTTGTTACACAGATAAGTACACAGATAACTAATGCACTTTCTGGCAGTGCCCAAGGAAACAACTCATCATCTTTCAGCATGCAACATATTAACACAACACCTGCAACAGAAGGACCTCAACTAGGTGAATCAG GTGCTTCGTCGGCAAACATAGGTGATGCTAATGAGAGTTGTCCAGCTAACAGTGTTCAAGACGCAGGAGATTGTGACAATAGTGGTTCTGTTGAATCACAAGTTTCTGATATTGGCATGACAAAAGGTGAAGGGAAGCAG CTCCAACAAGAAGGCCATGATCTTCCTGACATTGTGGGATCTGGTGGAAGCTTGGCCATCCAGAAACCATCAACTAGTAACAGTGCAGGAGGCCTCACAATCTGCCAACCTTGTGATGCTCCATCGAGTAAATCGGTGGATAAATCTTCAGAGCAAACTTCAGAGTCTTCTGCAACTATGCATGCTTCAAGGTCAAGTCAGGACGTTGAGAGTGGTAGGCCTGCTCCCTTGGGTCTAGGGCTTGGAGGTTTGCAACCTACCAAG AGGCGGAGTAGGCCAACAAAGCCTACAAAGAAAGATGGAATATCCTGTGGCACACCTTCAGCCGATCAGAATCAGCAATCTATTGCCAGGGGCCAACAAGTTCTGCATTCTCTTGCTTCTCAGGGCTCTGATACAAGCAGAGTAAATGCAAATGGTCCCATGTCAAGTGTCCTTGGTCAGATGATGGATAGCATGCCTTTGGGAGGGCAAGGTGCTAGGCAGCAAGTAGATGCTGGCAACATGATGTCTCATGTCCTTCAGAGCCCTGCTTTTAGCAGTCTCCTGACTAGTGTAGCTGAGCGGTCTGGGGTTGGTTCCCCTTCAGATTTTAGAAGCATGTTGGAGATGTGTACTCAGAGCCCTGTGATTAGAAATACATTGAATGACATTGTACAACAGGTGGACGGACATGGCCAAGATCTTGGAGACATGCTTTCAGGGTTAGGGAGGGGCCAAGGTGGAATTGACTTTTCAAGAATGATTCAACAAATGTTGCCTGCTGTATCACAAGCTCTTGGCAGGGGGTCAACACTCTCGACGCCTGCTAATGGTGTTGGATCTGAACCTCGGCGTAGTGGCGGTAGGACTGTTGGAGATCATATGCTGGACAGCCGAAATTCTCAG ATTGATCTCCATCAAGCTCGTGAAAGAATTGAAGAGCATGATTCTGCTGAAAATATCTTCCGTGCTGTGCTTGAAAGTGCGGGCAATCTGTTTGATGGAGAGGACAATTATGAAGCCCTTGTTGAAGAACTTGGCAATAATGTGGAGTTCATCAAG GAGTACATGGAGATGTTGCGCCGTAGCATCCGTCAGAGGCTAGAAAGAGAGTCCAGATCAGAGTCTTGA